One Pseudocalidococcus azoricus BACA0444 DNA segment encodes these proteins:
- a CDS encoding D-Ala-D-Ala carboxypeptidase family metallohydrolase, with protein sequence MSVIDWNNPNSRVSKYFTVGEVTNNQPARIPPVGPHRDNVIRLARELDLVREAWGGPIGVTSWYRPPAINRAVGGVSNSQHLTGLAADIYPIGRNGREFEAWLDRIWVYALGYGQSSGRGFTHVDLRPGRARWRY encoded by the coding sequence CAAATATTTTACGGTTGGGGAAGTCACCAATAATCAACCGGCCCGGATTCCGCCAGTTGGCCCCCACCGAGACAATGTGATCCGATTGGCCAGAGAGTTAGACCTGGTGCGCGAGGCCTGGGGTGGCCCGATTGGGGTGACTTCGTGGTATCGGCCCCCGGCAATTAACCGGGCTGTGGGGGGTGTGAGCAATTCCCAGCATCTAACTGGCCTGGCTGCTGACATTTACCCCATTGGCCGGAACGGCCGGGAATTTGAGGCCTGGCTAGACCGGATTTGGGTTTATGCATTGGGCTACGGGCAAAGTTCGGGCCGAGGGTTTACTCATGTCGATCTCCGACCTGGTCGGGCCCGCTGGCGGTACTAA